A genome region from Blautia coccoides includes the following:
- a CDS encoding chitobiase/beta-hexosaminidase C-terminal domain-containing protein, with protein MKCANCGTEFEDGILFCPVCGKEVQWVPEYNTLETIIQQREIQEKEKKKKEEHALREKRRQEQELKRRKKRRMAVGLTAAGVCVLAVGAGVVFYQKQYNSFDFQMAQAESEFSNKDYDTALKYLERALNLQPDSTEANILQAKIYLKDGEEEKALAILITAIAKAPDSVSAYGELLRLYEKQGEVKKIKELMDDCESAEVKERYSSYISTLPVISLDGGTYNSKEEVDFSAIEDGTKVYYTLDGKDPDNTSSLYDSSRGIMLDKEGDYTLKYVAYNAKGIPSDIGLMSYTIEFKAPDAPRITPASGQYEDSMTIKVYVPSGCTAYYEFNGTPTTDSTEYTGPVSMPVGENIFSAIIVDENGKISSPASATYVIYQ; from the coding sequence ATGAAATGTGCGAACTGCGGTACAGAATTTGAAGATGGCATATTGTTCTGCCCCGTATGCGGCAAAGAAGTTCAATGGGTGCCGGAATATAATACGCTGGAGACGATCATCCAGCAGCGTGAAATACAGGAAAAAGAGAAGAAGAAAAAGGAGGAGCATGCGCTCCGAGAAAAAAGACGACAGGAACAGGAATTAAAACGCAGAAAGAAAAGACGTATGGCCGTGGGCCTGACAGCGGCAGGCGTATGTGTGCTGGCTGTTGGGGCCGGTGTTGTCTTTTATCAAAAGCAGTACAATTCTTTTGATTTCCAGATGGCGCAGGCCGAATCTGAGTTCAGCAATAAGGACTATGACACTGCCCTGAAATATCTGGAACGCGCTTTGAACCTTCAGCCTGACAGTACAGAAGCCAACATTCTGCAGGCCAAGATATATCTGAAAGACGGGGAAGAGGAAAAGGCTCTTGCGATCCTTATCACTGCAATCGCCAAGGCTCCTGACAGTGTCAGTGCCTATGGAGAATTGCTGCGCCTCTATGAAAAACAGGGCGAAGTCAAGAAGATCAAGGAGCTTATGGATGACTGCGAGAGTGCTGAAGTCAAAGAGCGCTATTCCTCATATATAAGTACCCTTCCGGTCATTTCCCTGGATGGTGGGACTTATAACAGCAAAGAGGAAGTGGATTTCAGCGCCATAGAAGACGGAACCAAGGTATATTACACTCTGGATGGGAAAGACCCGGATAATACCAGCAGTCTGTATGATTCCTCCAGAGGGATCATGCTGGATAAGGAGGGGGACTATACCCTGAAGTATGTGGCATATAATGCCAAAGGGATCCCAAGTGATATCGGCCTTATGTCCTATACCATAGAATTCAAGGCGCCGGACGCTCCCAGGATCACACCTGCCTCCGGACAGTATGAGGATTCCATGACAATTAAAGTATATGTGCCCAGCGGGTGCACCGCATATTATGAATTTAACGGAACGCCCACCACAGACAGCACAGAATATACAGGCCCGGTTTCCATGCCGGTGGGAGAGAATATCTTTTCCGCTATTATAGTGGATGAAAACGGAAAGATAAGCAGTCCGGCAAGTGCAACTTATGTCATTTATCAATGA
- a CDS encoding sulfide/dihydroorotate dehydrogenase-like FAD/NAD-binding protein: MYKILKAEKLNEIVYLMVVDAPRVAKHCEPGQFVIVKKDDAGERIPLTICDYDREAGTVTIVFQPVGASTEKFAKMQTGDFFEDFVGPLGCPSEFVNEDLEELKKEKLLFVAGGVGTAPVYPQVKWLHEHGIDADVIVGAKTKDLIILEKEMEEVAGNLYITTDDGTYGRHGMVTKVIEDLTAEGKTYTKCVAIGPMIMMKFCCLTTKKLNLPTIVSMNPIMVDGTGMCGACRVIVGGEVKFACVDGPEFDGHLIDWDLAMKRQQMYKTEEGRALLKLREGDTHHGGCGNCGGDE, from the coding sequence ATGTACAAGATTCTGAAAGCAGAAAAGCTTAATGAGATAGTATATCTCATGGTTGTTGACGCACCAAGGGTTGCAAAACACTGTGAACCCGGACAGTTCGTTATCGTAAAAAAAGACGATGCAGGGGAGAGAATTCCGCTTACCATCTGTGATTATGACAGAGAGGCAGGAACTGTTACGATCGTGTTCCAGCCGGTAGGTGCTTCCACCGAAAAATTCGCTAAAATGCAGACAGGAGATTTCTTTGAAGATTTCGTAGGTCCGTTGGGATGTCCATCTGAATTTGTTAATGAAGATCTGGAAGAGTTAAAAAAAGAAAAACTTTTATTTGTAGCCGGCGGCGTTGGTACTGCACCGGTATATCCTCAGGTGAAATGGCTGCATGAGCATGGCATTGATGCAGATGTCATTGTAGGTGCCAAGACAAAGGACCTGATCATCCTGGAAAAAGAAATGGAAGAAGTAGCTGGAAATTTATACATCACCACAGATGATGGTACATATGGACGTCACGGAATGGTAACAAAGGTGATTGAGGACTTAACCGCAGAAGGCAAGACTTATACAAAATGTGTTGCGATCGGTCCAATGATCATGATGAAATTCTGCTGCCTGACAACTAAGAAACTGAACCTGCCAACTATCGTTTCCATGAATCCGATCATGGTTGACGGAACCGGTATGTGCGGTGCCTGCCGTGTTATCGTCGGCGGCGAAGTGAAATTCGCATGCGTGGACGGTCCTGAATTTGACGGTCATCTGATTGACTGGGATCTGGCAATGAAGAGACAGCAGATGTACAAGACAGAAGAAGGAAGAGCATTATTAAAACTTCGTGAGGGGGATACTCATCACGGCGGATGCGGAAACTGCGGAGGTGACGAATAA
- the gltA gene encoding NADPH-dependent glutamate synthase — protein MGDVLKKVPVREQDPKVRATNFEEVCYGYNKEEAMEEAARCLTCKNAKCVKGCPVNIDIPGFIKEVKEGNFEEAFKVIGQSSALPAVCGRVCPQETQCEGLCIRGIKGEPVSIGKLERFVADWAKENGIKPEPPKEKNGHKVAVIGAGPAGLTCAGDLAKMGYDVTIFEALHQPGGVLVYGIPEFRLPKDKVVKMEVENVKALGVKIETNVIIGKSTTIDELMEKEGFEAVFIGSGAGLPMFMGIPGEISNGVFSANEYLTRSNLMKAFRDDHDTPIKMGKKVAVVGGGNVAMDAARTALRLGAEVHIVYRRSEAELPARAEEVHHAKEEGIIFDLLCNPTEILADENGWVKGMKCVRMELGEPDASGRRRPVEIPDSEFEIELDTVIMSLGTSPNPLISSTTIGLDTNKRKCIIADEENGKTTKDGVYAGGDAVTGAATVILAMGAGKSAAQGIDEFIKGKNN, from the coding sequence ATGGGTGACGTATTAAAGAAAGTTCCTGTAAGAGAGCAGGACCCAAAGGTGAGAGCAACAAACTTTGAAGAAGTTTGCTATGGATATAATAAAGAAGAGGCAATGGAAGAAGCAGCACGCTGCTTAACCTGTAAGAACGCAAAATGTGTCAAAGGATGTCCTGTAAATATTGATATCCCCGGATTTATCAAAGAAGTAAAAGAAGGCAATTTTGAAGAGGCCTTTAAAGTGATCGGCCAGTCCAGCGCCCTTCCGGCAGTCTGCGGCCGTGTATGCCCTCAGGAAACACAGTGTGAAGGTCTGTGTATCCGCGGTATCAAAGGCGAGCCTGTTTCTATCGGTAAACTGGAACGTTTTGTTGCCGACTGGGCAAAAGAAAACGGCATCAAACCGGAGCCTCCGAAGGAGAAAAACGGACATAAAGTAGCTGTTATCGGTGCCGGCCCTGCAGGTCTTACCTGTGCCGGGGATCTGGCTAAGATGGGTTACGATGTGACTATTTTTGAGGCCCTTCATCAGCCGGGCGGTGTTTTAGTATATGGTATTCCTGAATTCCGTCTTCCAAAAGATAAAGTGGTGAAGATGGAAGTTGAAAATGTAAAAGCCTTAGGTGTTAAAATTGAGACAAACGTGATCATCGGTAAGTCTACCACCATTGATGAGCTTATGGAAAAAGAAGGCTTTGAAGCTGTATTCATCGGTTCCGGTGCAGGTCTTCCTATGTTTATGGGAATTCCGGGTGAGATAAGCAACGGTGTGTTCTCTGCCAACGAGTATCTGACAAGAAGCAACCTGATGAAGGCATTCCGTGACGATCACGACACCCCGATCAAAATGGGCAAAAAAGTAGCTGTTGTGGGCGGCGGCAATGTGGCAATGGATGCTGCCAGAACCGCGCTCCGTCTTGGCGCTGAGGTACATATCGTATATAGAAGAAGTGAAGCAGAACTTCCCGCGAGAGCAGAAGAAGTACATCACGCAAAAGAAGAAGGTATTATTTTTGATCTTCTGTGCAATCCTACAGAGATCCTTGCAGATGAAAACGGCTGGGTAAAAGGCATGAAATGCGTCCGCATGGAACTGGGCGAACCTGATGCATCAGGAAGAAGACGTCCTGTAGAAATTCCGGATTCTGAGTTCGAGATAGAACTGGATACTGTTATCATGTCCCTGGGAACTTCCCCGAATCCGCTGATTTCTTCCACAACCATCGGTCTTGATACAAACAAGAGAAAATGTATTATCGCTGACGAAGAAAACGGCAAGACTACAAAAGACGGTGTTTACGCCGGCGGTGACGCTGTAACAGGCGCTGCAACGGTTATCCTTGCCATGGGCGCAGGAAAATCTGCCGCACAGGGAATTGATGAATTCATCAAAGGAAAAAATAATTAA
- a CDS encoding DNA alkylation repair protein, protein MIEAIREELRQSADKEYKRFQESLIPGLTTMMGVRMPQLRKMAKKIAGGDYAAFLEKADDTCYEELMLQGIVIGYAKMEREEQTRALEHFVPKINNWAICDCSCITYKFMRKDTSYWFAFLERYLNSEREYEIRFALVSMLDHFVTEEYIDRLLNIFNHIDSHAYYVQMAAAWAVSVCYVKFPEKTAAFLQTDTMDTFTHNKSIQKIRESYKVSKEEKDRLLKWKREETGK, encoded by the coding sequence ATGATAGAAGCGATTAGAGAAGAGCTGAGACAATCAGCCGATAAGGAGTACAAAAGATTTCAGGAATCCCTGATCCCGGGCCTGACGACTATGATGGGAGTCCGAATGCCGCAGCTCCGGAAAATGGCAAAGAAGATCGCAGGGGGTGACTATGCCGCTTTTTTGGAAAAAGCGGATGACACCTGTTATGAAGAGCTGATGCTCCAGGGTATTGTGATCGGGTATGCAAAAATGGAGAGAGAGGAGCAGACCCGGGCACTAGAGCATTTTGTGCCTAAAATTAATAACTGGGCCATTTGTGACTGCAGCTGCATCACCTATAAGTTTATGAGAAAGGATACTTCCTATTGGTTTGCCTTTTTGGAACGTTATCTCAACTCGGAAAGAGAATATGAGATCCGTTTTGCCCTGGTATCCATGCTGGATCATTTTGTGACAGAGGAGTATATAGACCGACTGCTGAACATTTTCAACCATATAGACAGCCATGCCTATTATGTACAGATGGCTGCGGCCTGGGCTGTTTCCGTCTGTTATGTAAAATTCCCGGAGAAGACTGCCGCATTTCTGCAGACAGACACTATGGACACCTTTACACATAATAAATCCATTCAAAAAATCAGAGAATCCTACAAGGTGTCAAAAGAGGAAAAAGACAGACTCTTGAAATGGAAACGGGAGGAAACAGGAAAATGA
- the rlmH gene encoding 23S rRNA (pseudouridine(1915)-N(3))-methyltransferase RlmH: MKLTILTVGKIKEKFYRDAISEYTKRLSKYCKLEILEVADEKTPDAASETVEENIRQKEGERILKYIREDAYVITLEINGKMLDSVELSQKIESLGIQGKSHIIFVIGGSIGLGKEVLKRSDFALSFSKMTFPHQLMRVILLEQIYRSYRIMSGQPYHK, from the coding sequence ATGAAGCTCACAATACTTACCGTGGGAAAAATCAAAGAAAAATTTTATCGAGATGCCATCTCAGAGTATACAAAACGTCTGAGTAAATACTGTAAATTGGAAATTCTGGAAGTGGCAGACGAAAAAACTCCTGATGCGGCAAGTGAGACAGTGGAGGAGAATATCCGTCAGAAAGAGGGAGAGCGTATTCTGAAATACATCAGAGAGGATGCCTATGTCATTACACTGGAGATAAACGGGAAAATGCTGGACTCTGTGGAACTCTCACAAAAGATAGAGAGCCTTGGGATACAGGGAAAAAGCCATATTATCTTTGTCATAGGCGGTTCTATCGGGCTTGGAAAAGAGGTACTGAAACGCTCGGATTTTGCCCTCAGCTTTTCCAAAATGACATTTCCCCATCAACTGATGCGGGTGATACTGCTGGAACAGATTTACAGGAGCTACCGGATCATGAGCGGGCAGCCTTATCATAAATAA
- a CDS encoding YjjG family noncanonical pyrimidine nucleotidase: MFKVILWDVDGTLLNFDKAEKYALRQCFIKFNLEECTDAMISRYAEINKRYWKRLEAGEITKEQVLLDRFSEFFQKEDICCDHVKEFNAEYQVRLGDKIFFNDNSKDLLERLNGRVKQYAVTNGTYIAQKRKLENSGLDVLFDDVFISDQIGFEKPDIRFFEYVWKKTGIYDKKDILIVGDSLTSDMQGGNNAGIHCCWYNPENLENNTNIKIDYLIHDLNEVEFL, encoded by the coding sequence ATGTTTAAAGTAATATTATGGGATGTAGACGGAACACTTCTCAATTTTGACAAGGCGGAGAAATATGCTCTGCGGCAGTGCTTTATAAAATTCAATCTGGAAGAATGTACAGATGCCATGATTTCCAGATATGCAGAAATAAACAAACGTTATTGGAAACGTCTTGAAGCGGGAGAAATCACAAAAGAGCAGGTACTGCTGGATCGGTTCTCAGAATTTTTCCAAAAGGAAGATATCTGTTGTGATCATGTGAAAGAATTCAATGCTGAGTACCAGGTACGTCTGGGAGATAAAATATTTTTCAATGACAACAGTAAAGACCTTCTGGAAAGACTGAACGGAAGAGTAAAGCAATATGCGGTCACAAACGGGACTTATATTGCGCAGAAACGCAAACTTGAAAATTCGGGTCTTGATGTCCTGTTTGACGATGTTTTCATTTCTGACCAAATAGGATTTGAAAAGCCGGATATCCGTTTTTTTGAATATGTATGGAAAAAGACAGGCATTTATGATAAAAAGGATATTCTGATCGTAGGTGATTCCCTGACAAGCGATATGCAGGGAGGTAATAATGCCGGGATACACTGCTGCTGGTATAATCCTGAGAACCTGGAAAACAATACGAACATAAAGATTGATTATCTGATACATGATTTAAATGAAGTTGAATTTCTTTAA
- the dapA gene encoding 4-hydroxy-tetrahydrodipicolinate synthase, producing the protein MKKIIFKGVGTAIVTPMKEDFSINYSVFDNLLDMQIAGNADAVVVAGTTGESSTLTDDEHIELVRHAVKYVNGRIPVIAGAGSNNTAHAVYLSKECEKAGADALLHVTPYYNKASQQGLFLHFSKCAGSTGLPIILYNVPSRTGVNIYPATYKRLSEIENIAAVKEASGNFSQMAKIANLCKEDLTIYSGNDDQITSSMALGGKGVISVLSNILPNETHAICASYFRGDSQESDNLQLKYLELIEALFLDVNPIPVKQAMRAMGYDVGPCRLPLCDMDNTLAEKLYAVLEKFSLTEPARRKSSVTVHMPGNTGTVLKHNV; encoded by the coding sequence TTGAAAAAGATAATTTTTAAAGGTGTGGGAACTGCTATTGTCACTCCTATGAAGGAGGATTTTTCTATTAATTATTCTGTTTTTGATAATTTGCTGGATATGCAGATTGCCGGAAACGCAGATGCAGTCGTAGTGGCAGGCACAACAGGAGAAAGTTCTACCCTTACAGATGATGAGCATATAGAACTGGTAAGACACGCTGTCAAATATGTAAATGGACGTATCCCAGTAATCGCCGGAGCCGGAAGCAACAACACCGCACACGCTGTATATCTGTCAAAAGAATGTGAAAAAGCAGGCGCCGACGCGCTTCTCCATGTTACACCATATTATAATAAAGCCTCACAGCAGGGATTATTTCTGCACTTTTCCAAATGCGCCGGTTCAACCGGTCTGCCTATTATTTTATACAATGTGCCATCCCGTACAGGAGTGAACATCTATCCGGCCACCTATAAACGGCTCAGTGAAATAGAAAATATAGCAGCGGTAAAAGAAGCCAGCGGTAATTTTTCCCAGATGGCCAAGATTGCCAACCTATGCAAAGAGGATCTGACCATCTATTCCGGCAATGATGACCAGATCACATCTTCCATGGCACTTGGAGGAAAAGGTGTGATCTCCGTTCTGTCCAATATTCTCCCAAATGAGACACATGCTATCTGTGCCTCCTACTTCCGGGGAGACAGCCAGGAGAGCGACAATCTGCAGCTAAAATATCTGGAGCTGATCGAAGCGCTGTTTTTAGATGTGAATCCTATCCCTGTAAAACAGGCAATGCGTGCCATGGGATACGATGTAGGTCCATGCAGGCTGCCGCTCTGCGACATGGACAATACCCTGGCAGAAAAACTGTATGCGGTACTGGAAAAATTCAGTCTGACAGAACCGGCCAGGCGCAAAAGTTCTGTAACTGTTCACATGCCGGGGAACACAGGTACTGTTCTCAAACACAATGTATAA
- a CDS encoding DUF6054 family protein: MAKFEKVVHGDFDEIITKLHDAVMNGSMSASYEDGSNFSSGDFQCAVRIYERYSAMGSNRVSLSITLVGGRGEYYLSAITSGGSQALFFKVNTIGEENFLATISDVVDSL; encoded by the coding sequence ATGGCAAAATTTGAAAAAGTAGTTCACGGTGATTTTGATGAGATCATAACCAAGCTGCATGACGCTGTGATGAATGGAAGCATGTCTGCCTCATATGAAGACGGCAGTAATTTCAGCAGCGGAGATTTTCAGTGTGCTGTGAGAATTTATGAACGTTACAGTGCTATGGGAAGCAACAGGGTGAGCCTGTCCATTACCTTAGTCGGAGGAAGAGGCGAATACTATTTGTCTGCCATCACTTCCGGCGGAAGCCAGGCGTTGTTTTTTAAAGTGAATACAATTGGGGAAGAAAATTTTTTGGCGACTATATCAGATGTGGTGGACAGTCTGTAG
- a CDS encoding DUF3877 family protein, whose translation MDLKRNLFDNIKECEMKIGYREEDMNLYYPRESLMELLLADQEHLSEEIAAFCRLAAQELGDVTIKETEEKGRYCIHIPSAGVKYVHENVKDSPFLKVFLNEIFKPGNTVADIVNIFRTFSRDVTVEKINEEEWGISFQDPEIDPYVYYLEQDAFGLQYHRFTKQAYDALKGSI comes from the coding sequence ATGGACTTAAAAAGAAACCTTTTTGATAATATTAAAGAGTGTGAAATGAAAATCGGATATCGGGAAGAGGATATGAATCTGTATTATCCCCGGGAATCTTTAATGGAACTGCTTTTGGCGGATCAGGAACACCTGTCAGAGGAGATTGCAGCATTTTGCAGATTGGCAGCGCAGGAGTTAGGTGACGTGACCATTAAGGAGACAGAGGAAAAGGGACGGTACTGTATTCATATTCCGTCTGCGGGAGTAAAATATGTCCATGAAAATGTGAAGGACAGTCCATTTCTAAAAGTCTTTTTAAATGAAATATTCAAACCCGGAAATACTGTGGCTGATATTGTGAACATTTTCAGAACCTTTTCCCGGGATGTGACCGTCGAAAAAATAAATGAAGAAGAATGGGGAATTTCCTTTCAGGATCCGGAAATTGACCCCTACGTCTATTATCTGGAGCAGGATGCGTTTGGCCTGCAGTATCACCGCTTTACAAAACAGGCCTATGATGCTTTGAAAGGCAGTATTTGA
- a CDS encoding GNAT family N-acetyltransferase, which produces MEDVYKNCPKYENENYILRMVRKEDKLDLLKVYSDKKAVAFMNSDNCGGDDFYYTTESRMEQAIDYWLFEYNREGFVRWTIISKILKEAIGTIELFHRNAGDYFTNCGLLRMDIRSDHEIASEIIKILGLIIEPAYTLFHCDKIATKAIPSATERITALNYLGFELIAEKLIGHDGTKYNSYFVLKQNR; this is translated from the coding sequence ATGGAAGATGTTTATAAAAATTGTCCTAAATATGAGAATGAGAACTATATTTTGAGAATGGTCAGGAAAGAAGATAAACTGGATTTACTTAAAGTTTATTCGGACAAAAAGGCTGTGGCTTTTATGAATAGTGATAATTGCGGCGGTGATGATTTCTATTACACAACTGAAAGCAGAATGGAGCAAGCGATTGATTATTGGCTTTTTGAGTATAACAGAGAAGGATTTGTCCGATGGACTATCATATCAAAAATACTTAAGGAGGCCATAGGGACAATAGAACTTTTTCACAGAAACGCCGGGGATTATTTTACGAACTGTGGTTTGCTTAGAATGGATATTCGGAGCGATCATGAAATAGCAAGTGAGATTATCAAAATATTAGGATTAATAATTGAACCTGCATATACTCTGTTTCATTGTGACAAAATTGCTACGAAAGCAATTCCCTCCGCGACAGAACGTATCACGGCATTGAACTATTTAGGATTTGAACTTATAGCAGAAAAACTTATTGGGCATGATGGAACAAAGTACAATTCATATTTTGTATTGAAGCAAAACAGGTAA
- a CDS encoding GNAT family N-acetyltransferase yields MEFIFDYMENHILRHKLNTLTQKIYGFDFENWMAGGYFEGDYIPYSFMQDGKILANVSVNRMHFIQEGVPKYYIQLGTVMTDEAFRKQGLAKKLVEYILKEYEDKCHGVYLFSNPDALGFYRRMGFKESDQYQYSLKKDWSCSVKKDAAFRKISEQDEQLRQKYMDAVRNSAVNSALEHINKFGLQMFYTADLHDVYYADDMDCFAVIEKWKDTLILKSIISKQHISMKDAVSHMDIPYNSLILGFPPAFGERDMFEISVCDDRNDTRLFYRGKDLESIEKEKLCFPQLSHA; encoded by the coding sequence ATGGAATTCATTTTTGATTATATGGAAAATCACATATTGCGGCATAAGTTAAATACTTTAACGCAGAAGATTTATGGGTTTGATTTTGAAAATTGGATGGCCGGAGGATATTTTGAAGGTGACTATATTCCGTATTCATTTATGCAGGATGGAAAAATCCTGGCAAATGTTTCAGTAAACAGAATGCACTTTATTCAAGAAGGAGTCCCCAAGTATTACATACAGCTTGGAACCGTTATGACTGACGAGGCATTTAGAAAACAGGGACTTGCAAAAAAGCTGGTCGAATACATATTAAAGGAATATGAAGACAAATGCCATGGAGTCTACTTGTTCAGTAATCCGGACGCTTTAGGCTTCTATCGGAGAATGGGATTTAAAGAAAGTGATCAATATCAATACTCATTAAAAAAGGATTGGTCATGCAGTGTGAAAAAAGACGCTGCTTTCAGAAAAATCTCAGAGCAGGACGAACAGTTAAGGCAGAAATATATGGATGCTGTAAGAAACAGTGCCGTAAATTCAGCTTTGGAACACATCAACAAATTTGGTCTGCAGATGTTCTACACTGCTGATCTGCACGATGTATATTATGCAGACGATATGGACTGTTTTGCCGTCATAGAAAAATGGAAAGATACGCTTATCCTCAAAAGCATTATAAGTAAACAGCATATCTCAATGAAAGATGCTGTGTCACATATGGATATCCCGTATAATTCTCTGATACTTGGTTTCCCGCCTGCTTTTGGAGAGCGTGATATGTTTGAAATATCTGTCTGCGATGACAGAAACGATACACGCCTGTTCTATCGTGGAAAAGATTTGGAAAGTATTGAGAAAGAAAAGTTGTGCTTTCCCCAATTGTCACACGCCTAG
- a CDS encoding DUF2975 domain-containing protein — protein MEKNDFITDVNVTKKKFSKKMKFLLILAILFTGIFALTGTANVFKMLEEETWKSKDIRIVAYNLIAYLFNIMIFISMIRIYASRQFFIRTLSRYFMCIGWIAVGAAFTITHFPTYHIGGFVIMQFGDFVLIDGNMLGIGILFLVFTSLIKEGIQMQKEMDEIL, from the coding sequence ATGGAGAAAAATGATTTTATAACGGATGTCAATGTAACGAAAAAGAAGTTTTCAAAAAAAATGAAATTTCTTTTGATTCTTGCCATATTATTTACGGGTATATTTGCATTAACGGGGACAGCTAATGTGTTTAAAATGTTAGAGGAGGAAACATGGAAAAGTAAGGATATTAGAATTGTGGCCTATAACCTGATCGCATATCTGTTTAATATCATGATTTTCATTTCCATGATACGAATTTATGCCAGCAGGCAATTTTTTATCCGTACACTGAGCAGATATTTTATGTGTATCGGTTGGATAGCGGTAGGAGCGGCGTTTACGATCACACATTTTCCAACCTATCACATAGGTGGTTTTGTCATTATGCAGTTCGGCGATTTTGTGCTGATAGATGGAAATATGCTTGGCATAGGCATATTGTTTCTCGTATTTACCAGTCTGATCAAAGAAGGTATACAAATGCAGAAAGAAATGGATGAAATCCTTTAG
- a CDS encoding diphthine--ammonia ligase, with protein MKFVMSYSCGKDSTLALHRLIKAGHEPAGLLVMVNRDINRSWFHGADDMLLEKFSKSLEIPLLLCPSKGEDYHLEFEKGLLRAMELGAQMAGFGDIDIENNRRWCQERCDAAGLKAEFPLWQQGRKKIVEEIITEGYRCIIKSINNRLLPRDILGKPLDSETVAVMAARGIDICGENGEYHTIAVDGPIFKHKLEIQMGEILDFGDRSVIDIKV; from the coding sequence ATGAAATTTGTCATGTCATATAGCTGCGGCAAGGACAGTACCCTTGCGCTTCACAGACTGATAAAAGCCGGCCACGAGCCGGCAGGTCTGCTGGTCATGGTCAATAGAGATATAAATCGTTCCTGGTTTCACGGAGCAGACGATATGCTGTTGGAGAAGTTTTCAAAATCCTTGGAGATCCCCTTGCTCCTCTGCCCGTCAAAAGGAGAGGACTATCATCTGGAATTTGAAAAAGGACTGCTAAGGGCCATGGAACTGGGGGCGCAGATGGCCGGATTTGGTGATATAGACATTGAAAACAACCGCAGATGGTGCCAGGAGCGATGCGATGCAGCAGGATTGAAGGCAGAATTCCCTCTGTGGCAGCAGGGGCGCAAAAAGATAGTAGAAGAAATTATCACAGAAGGTTACCGCTGTATCATTAAGTCCATAAATAACCGGCTCCTGCCAAGAGATATCTTAGGCAAACCATTAGACTCGGAAACCGTGGCGGTCATGGCCGCCAGAGGAATTGATATCTGCGGGGAAAACGGAGAATACCATACAATAGCCGTGGATGGGCCTATTTTTAAACATAAGCTGGAAATACAGATGGGAGAGATCCTCGACTTTGGAGACAGGTCAGTGATCGATATAAAAGTCTGA